A part of Agromyces protaetiae genomic DNA contains:
- a CDS encoding aldo/keto reductase codes for MHPAPLLSLSDGNAIPQLGYGLYKVPAEDARRLSLDAIDAGYRHLDTAAFYENEREVGEAVRDAPVPRDELFITSKVWKDDNGYDSALRAFDRSMSKLGLDVVDLYLIHWPVPSTDLYVDTWRALIRAQQEGRARSIGVSNFHPHHIDRLIAETGVAPVVDQVELHPWLPQRELREYGAARDIRIEAWSPLARGRVLGDATLDRLAAKHERTPAQIVLRWHIQLGNVVIPKASSRARIEENLDVFGFALDADDLAAIAALETGERTGRDPDFD; via the coding sequence ATGCACCCCGCGCCCCTCCTCTCCCTCTCCGACGGCAACGCCATCCCGCAACTCGGCTACGGCCTCTACAAGGTGCCCGCCGAAGACGCTCGCCGACTCTCGCTCGACGCCATCGACGCGGGCTACCGCCACCTCGACACGGCCGCGTTCTACGAGAACGAGCGCGAGGTCGGCGAGGCCGTGCGCGACGCGCCCGTGCCGCGCGACGAGCTCTTCATCACGAGCAAGGTGTGGAAGGACGACAACGGGTACGACTCGGCGCTCCGCGCGTTCGACCGGTCGATGTCGAAGCTCGGGCTCGACGTCGTCGACCTCTACCTCATCCACTGGCCGGTGCCCTCGACCGACCTCTACGTCGACACGTGGCGGGCCCTCATCCGGGCGCAACAAGAAGGGCGGGCACGGTCGATCGGCGTCTCGAACTTCCACCCGCACCACATCGACCGGCTCATCGCCGAGACGGGCGTCGCGCCAGTCGTCGACCAGGTCGAGCTCCACCCGTGGCTGCCGCAGCGCGAGCTGCGCGAGTACGGTGCGGCACGGGACATCCGGATCGAAGCCTGGTCGCCGCTCGCGCGCGGCCGTGTGCTCGGCGACGCGACGCTCGACCGCCTCGCCGCGAAGCACGAGCGGACGCCCGCGCAGATCGTGCTGCGCTGGCACATCCAGCTCGGCAACGTCGTGATCCCGAAGGCGTCGTCGCGGGCACGCATCGAGGAGAACCTCGACGTGTTCGGGTTCGCGCTCGACGCCGACGACCTCGCCGCGATCGCGGCCCTCGAGACGGGCGAGCGCACGGGGCGCGACCCCGACTTCGACTGA
- a CDS encoding SRPBCC domain-containing protein, translating to MTVSSTITPSADGGLGFLLELDEVYATDPADLWHAITTPERLARFMATYRGDLRLGGRWQALTVDGELYCDGEVTACDAPRTFTTTWQVVGEQPTLLTVTLEPYGAGTRLSLRHEHVTRLDYGPGWHTYLESLAWHLADPGAAKDRERFGRRFAELEPGYAARFAAVGAGPETSEA from the coding sequence ATGACCGTCTCGAGCACCATCACCCCGAGCGCCGACGGCGGCCTCGGCTTCCTCCTCGAACTCGACGAGGTCTACGCGACCGACCCCGCCGACCTGTGGCACGCGATCACGACGCCCGAGCGGCTCGCCCGATTCATGGCGACCTACCGCGGCGACCTCCGCCTCGGCGGGCGCTGGCAGGCGCTCACGGTCGACGGCGAGCTCTACTGCGACGGCGAGGTCACGGCGTGCGATGCGCCGCGCACCTTCACGACGACGTGGCAGGTCGTCGGCGAGCAGCCGACACTCCTGACGGTGACGCTCGAACCCTATGGCGCCGGCACGCGCCTCAGCCTCCGGCACGAGCACGTCACGCGACTCGACTACGGTCCCGGCTGGCACACCTACCTCGAAAGCCTCGCGTGGCATCTCGCCGATCCGGGCGCAGCCAAGGACCGCGAGCGGTTCGGCCGCCGGTTCGCCGAGCTCGAGCCCGGCTACGCCGCGCGCTTCGCGGCGGTCGGCGCAGGCCCCGAGACATCCGAAGCCTGA
- a CDS encoding ArsR/SmtB family transcription factor, whose translation MHAFDVLGDPVRRRILEILASGEASAGDVVDIVGGEFGITQPAVSRQLRILRETGFATVRPDGARRLYALDPTGVDEASDLLDRYRARWTGALAALHTEVARGRRMRRGENDRSTP comes from the coding sequence GTGCACGCGTTCGACGTCCTCGGAGACCCCGTCCGCCGCCGCATCCTCGAGATCCTCGCGAGCGGCGAGGCTTCGGCGGGCGACGTCGTCGACATCGTCGGCGGCGAGTTCGGCATCACGCAGCCCGCCGTCTCGCGGCAACTCCGAATCCTCCGCGAGACGGGGTTCGCGACCGTCCGGCCCGACGGCGCCAGGCGCCTGTACGCGCTCGATCCCACGGGCGTCGACGAGGCATCCGACCTGCTCGACCGCTACCGCGCCCGGTGGACGGGCGCGCTCGCCGCCTTGCACACCGAAGTCGCCCGCGGCCGCCGCATGCGTCGCGGCGAGAACGACAGGAGCACCCCATGA
- a CDS encoding acyl-CoA dehydrogenase family protein, giving the protein MGTETTTLLDDDLLERIRARAARYDERNEFFAEDLEDLKAAGYLTALVPTEFGGLGWSLDDAVRSQIRLAGAAPATALAVNMHLVWTGVAKVLRDRGDDTLEFLQREAGAGEVFGFGISEAGNDLMLFGSRTVADPQDGGGYRYTGRKIFTSLSPAWTRLGTMGLDTASADAPKIVYGFVDREDPDIRILDDWDTLGMRASQSRTTILDGAFAPADRIVRRLDPGPNADPFIFGIFACFELFLAAVYTGIGERALELAVAAAKRRTSLKNDGKPLSDDPDIRWRIADAALAHDAIEPQLVALARDVDTLADHGRFWFAKLSGAKVRATETAKHVVDQAVRVAGGSSYFAGNELGRLYRDVLAGVFHPSDDESAHSTIANAWIGPVSG; this is encoded by the coding sequence GTGGGAACCGAGACGACGACGCTGTTGGACGACGACCTCCTCGAACGCATCCGCGCGCGTGCCGCGAGGTACGACGAACGCAACGAGTTCTTCGCCGAAGACCTCGAAGACCTGAAGGCGGCGGGGTACCTCACGGCGCTCGTGCCGACCGAGTTCGGCGGTCTCGGGTGGTCACTCGACGACGCCGTGCGGTCGCAGATCAGGCTTGCGGGCGCGGCGCCCGCGACGGCGCTCGCCGTCAACATGCACCTCGTGTGGACGGGCGTCGCCAAGGTGCTGCGCGACCGCGGCGACGACACGCTCGAATTCCTGCAGCGCGAGGCCGGGGCCGGCGAGGTGTTCGGCTTCGGCATCAGCGAGGCCGGCAACGACCTCATGCTGTTCGGGTCGCGCACGGTCGCCGACCCGCAGGACGGCGGCGGCTACCGGTACACGGGCCGCAAGATCTTCACGTCGCTCTCGCCCGCGTGGACGCGCCTCGGCACGATGGGCCTCGACACGGCGTCTGCCGACGCCCCGAAGATCGTCTACGGGTTCGTGGATCGCGAGGACCCCGACATCCGGATCCTCGACGACTGGGACACGCTCGGCATGCGCGCGAGCCAGAGCCGCACGACCATCCTCGACGGCGCGTTCGCGCCCGCCGACCGCATCGTGCGCCGCCTCGACCCCGGCCCCAACGCCGACCCCTTCATCTTCGGCATCTTCGCGTGCTTCGAGCTCTTCTTGGCGGCGGTGTACACCGGAATCGGCGAGCGCGCGCTCGAACTCGCGGTCGCCGCCGCGAAGCGGCGCACGTCGCTCAAGAACGACGGCAAGCCGCTTTCGGATGACCCGGACATCCGCTGGCGGATCGCCGACGCCGCGCTCGCCCACGACGCGATCGAGCCGCAGCTCGTCGCGCTCGCGCGCGACGTCGACACCCTCGCCGATCACGGCCGCTTCTGGTTCGCCAAGCTCTCGGGCGCGAAAGTGCGCGCGACCGAGACCGCGAAGCACGTCGTCGACCAGGCCGTGCGCGTCGCGGGCGGATCGAGCTACTTCGCGGGCAACGAGCTCGGGCGGCTCTATCGCGACGTGCTCGCGGGTGTCTTCCACCCCTCCGACGACGAGTCGGCGCACTCGACCATCGCGAACGCGTGGATCGGGCCGGTTTCGGGGTGA
- a CDS encoding MFS transporter — MGSYSELLKVPGVARIIVAQLTARFPSGMLSLAFLLHVERQTGSFGIAGLVLAATSLGQAIAGPLTSRLMGRFGMRPVLITTLGVCASAVVAIALIPPVLPLYLVLGLVAGLATPPVQPAVRTIYPKMVNSRQLTPLFSLDASAQEIIWVVGPVVTTFISTQIGTVWGILFAAVMMVAGGAWFISSPELGRVRIPRSKRKFGVVLTRPAVLLATVVGFLLIGACAAIEAGVVAVFGHGGPQAGIVLAIFSVGSLAGGLFLGHTPIGPWSTARRMFIVFFGTALAAFAMDFWWLAVTLFIAGIGIAPALAVLFAIVSASVKFSDTAEAYGWVGTGQLIGAALGSALAGFLIDGNGAVGAFWAAGVLAALGVAAAAIGKPWHPDLRGRDASPIPDTEPVAVTPS; from the coding sequence GTGGGGAGCTACTCGGAACTGCTGAAGGTGCCCGGAGTCGCGCGCATCATCGTGGCCCAGCTCACCGCGCGATTCCCGTCGGGCATGCTCTCGCTCGCGTTCCTCCTGCACGTCGAACGGCAGACCGGGTCGTTCGGGATCGCGGGACTCGTGCTCGCCGCGACCTCGCTCGGCCAGGCGATCGCCGGGCCGCTCACGAGCCGGCTCATGGGCCGATTCGGCATGCGGCCCGTGCTCATCACGACCCTCGGCGTGTGCGCGAGCGCCGTCGTCGCGATCGCGCTCATCCCGCCAGTGCTCCCGCTCTACCTCGTGCTCGGCCTCGTCGCGGGCCTCGCGACCCCGCCCGTGCAGCCCGCCGTGCGCACGATCTACCCGAAGATGGTGAACTCGCGGCAGCTCACCCCGCTGTTCTCGCTCGACGCGTCGGCGCAGGAGATCATCTGGGTCGTCGGCCCCGTCGTCACGACCTTCATCTCGACGCAGATCGGCACCGTGTGGGGCATCCTCTTCGCCGCCGTCATGATGGTCGCGGGCGGGGCCTGGTTCATCTCCTCCCCCGAGCTCGGGCGCGTGCGCATCCCGCGCTCGAAGCGCAAGTTCGGCGTCGTGCTCACGCGACCCGCCGTGCTGCTCGCGACCGTCGTGGGATTCCTCCTCATCGGCGCGTGCGCCGCGATCGAGGCCGGCGTCGTCGCCGTCTTCGGGCACGGCGGCCCGCAGGCCGGCATCGTGCTCGCGATCTTCTCGGTCGGGAGCCTCGCGGGCGGCCTCTTCCTCGGGCACACGCCCATCGGGCCGTGGTCGACCGCGCGGCGCATGTTCATCGTGTTCTTCGGCACGGCGCTCGCCGCGTTCGCGATGGACTTCTGGTGGCTCGCCGTCACGCTCTTCATCGCGGGCATCGGCATCGCGCCCGCGCTCGCAGTGCTGTTCGCGATCGTGTCGGCGAGCGTCAAGTTCTCGGACACGGCCGAGGCGTACGGGTGGGTCGGCACCGGGCAGCTCATCGGAGCAGCCCTCGGATCGGCCCTCGCCGGATTCCTCATCGACGGCAACGGCGCGGTCGGGGCGTTCTGGGCTGCGGGCGTGCTCGCGGCGCTCGGCGTCGCCGCCGCCGCGATCGGCAAGCCGTGGCATCCCGACCTCCGCGGGCGTGACGCGAGCCCCATCCCCGACACCGAACCCGTCGCCGTCACGCCGAGCTGA
- a CDS encoding metal-dependent hydrolase: MALPSVGTRVTYPAGDLIARARVLHVEPVATDDGERLAVLLDTTSIHPVDAGWPDQPADAGVITVIDGAALTVLDAIVAATDGETLHLGRDIPVRKGTEGWAFVVAHLVDAGSAIAEGDEVETRADALLRASLSRGHTACHLASLALNRALADRWTKDPRRDPLGSPDFDAAAIASSRIEPNGSVDRYRLNKSLRRAGFDATVFTGEYGADELRAAEASIDDTLATWIAGGGDIRIERDGDLLTDRRQWAADLEGGTARLFCGGTHATSLADLGDVRVRLELVDDDGTPTLVMTTRAHAPS; the protein is encoded by the coding sequence GTGGCGCTTCCCAGCGTCGGCACGCGCGTCACCTACCCGGCCGGCGACCTCATCGCGCGTGCGCGCGTGCTGCATGTCGAGCCCGTCGCGACCGACGACGGCGAACGACTCGCCGTGCTCCTCGACACGACGAGCATCCATCCGGTCGACGCCGGCTGGCCCGATCAGCCCGCCGACGCGGGCGTGATCACGGTCATCGACGGCGCCGCACTGACAGTGCTCGACGCGATCGTCGCCGCGACCGACGGCGAGACCCTGCACCTCGGCCGAGACATCCCGGTGCGCAAGGGCACCGAGGGGTGGGCGTTCGTCGTCGCGCACCTCGTCGACGCGGGCTCGGCGATCGCAGAAGGCGACGAAGTCGAAACGAGAGCGGATGCCTTGCTGCGCGCATCCCTCTCGCGCGGCCACACGGCCTGCCACCTCGCCTCCCTCGCGCTCAACCGTGCGCTCGCGGATCGCTGGACGAAAGACCCCAGACGCGACCCGCTCGGCTCCCCCGACTTCGACGCCGCCGCGATCGCGTCGTCTCGCATCGAGCCGAACGGCTCGGTCGACCGGTACCGCCTCAACAAGTCGCTGCGGCGGGCCGGGTTCGACGCGACGGTCTTCACCGGAGAATACGGCGCCGACGAGCTGCGTGCCGCCGAGGCATCCATCGACGACACCCTCGCGACCTGGATCGCCGGAGGCGGAGACATCCGCATCGAACGCGACGGCGACCTCCTGACCGACCGGCGGCAGTGGGCCGCCGACCTCGAAGGCGGCACCGCGCGCCTCTTCTGCGGCGGCACCCACGCGACCTCGCTCGCCGACCTCGGCGACGTGCGAGTGCGCCTCGAACTCGTCGACGACGACGGCACGCCGACCCTCGTCATGACGACGCGCGCCCACGCTCCGAGCTGA
- the hrpA gene encoding ATP-dependent RNA helicase HrpA, with translation MSPTVPVITYPPELPVSAQRDEIARALRDHQVVIVAGATGSGKTTQLPKICLELGRTSIAHTQPRRIAARTIAERISEELHVELGDLVGYQVRFTDQVSDKTQIKVMTDGILLNEIHRDRELRKYDTIIIDEAHERSLNIDFLLGYLKRLLPRRPDLKVVVTSATIDPESFAKHFADASGEPAPVIEVSGRTYPVEVRYRPLVAENGAGSGGAGEDSDDDDAAADDKDVQRGILAALDELERESSGDVLVFLSGEGEIRDAEQAVRAHTTKRGAAGITEVLPLYGRLSAADQHKVFEPSKVAGLKRRIVLATNVAETSLTVPGIRYVVDAGTARISRYSVRSKVQRLPIEAISQASANQRSGRSGRTSDGIAIRLYSEEDFERRPEFTDPEILRTNLAAVILQMASLGLGQIEEFPFLTPPDSRGIRDGLDLLRELGALEASDDDGRGPRLTQVGRQLSRLPIEPRFARMVLESKAQGVSRDVLAIVAGLTVQDPRERPLERREQADASHARFTDPTSDFLTLLNLWNHLEAQQRELSGSAFRRLCKSEYLNYLRVREWQDLYRQLVRLAKPLGLHVAKEPGAPNPDGIHRALLAGLLSHIGLRDDAKTGSGRGGAGNAREAERKGRRQAAEFLGARGTRFVVFPGSALAKKPPQAIMSAELVETSRLFARMNAAIDPAWAEPLAGSLAKRTWSEPRWERRQGAAVADEKVTLFGVPIVPKRRIQLARIDRALAREFFVRHALVEEDWDWGRLDKRVYGFVRKNRELRRSLGELEERTRRRDILSGDEAVFAFYDARVDAAATDSRAFERWWRGAFREAPDLLTMVRADLVDDDGDGRGDGFPDRWKQGDQTLKLAYRFEPGTDDDGVTVIVPLVLLPRLDATGFDWQVPGLRDELVTAMLRTLPKVLRRQVVPAADWAAKISDELPAGPESGATRDPFAAVVGRTIRKLTFAPVDPSDFDLERVPPHLRVTFRAVDERGRAVGSDKSLAALQARLAERAGQAVARTFGGADASSARRGSATATTGPTDVAAASASVPAGPALAEKTGITTWEWDRLPAHVDTRQAGNVIRAYPALVDDGGTPGSVSLRLLATAEERDRASRRGIRRLLVLATPSPVAYVQEHLSNDEKLRLAQSAYSGPRALLDDCLAAIVDAELRARHPDGLIWTRAEFDAVRDAVGAAVMDRMFDTVALVARILKAAREADQAISKAASLTLMSPLADARAQLEALVPAGFVSATGLERLRHLPRYLEGITMRVKKLQADPGRDRRFMTEYEDAAKVFEAEGGRIPLPAGTDPVADERLVRVRWMLEELRIALFAQELRAAESVSVQRIRKALAG, from the coding sequence ATGTCTCCGACGGTCCCCGTGATCACCTACCCGCCCGAACTGCCGGTCTCCGCGCAGCGGGACGAGATCGCGCGCGCCCTGCGCGACCACCAGGTCGTCATCGTCGCGGGCGCGACCGGATCGGGCAAGACGACGCAGTTGCCCAAGATCTGCCTCGAACTCGGGCGCACGTCGATCGCGCACACGCAGCCCCGGCGCATCGCGGCGCGCACGATCGCCGAGCGCATCTCGGAAGAGCTGCACGTCGAACTCGGCGATCTCGTCGGCTACCAGGTGCGCTTCACCGACCAGGTGAGCGACAAGACGCAGATCAAGGTCATGACCGACGGCATCCTGCTGAACGAGATCCACCGCGACCGCGAGTTGCGCAAGTACGACACGATCATCATCGACGAGGCACACGAGCGCAGCCTCAACATCGACTTCCTGCTCGGGTACCTGAAGCGCCTCCTCCCCCGACGCCCAGATCTCAAAGTCGTCGTCACGAGCGCGACGATCGACCCCGAGAGCTTCGCCAAGCATTTCGCGGATGCCTCCGGGGAGCCAGCTCCCGTCATCGAGGTCTCCGGTCGCACCTACCCCGTCGAGGTGCGGTACCGGCCCCTCGTCGCCGAGAACGGCGCAGGCTCGGGCGGCGCAGGCGAAGACAGCGACGACGACGACGCCGCGGCCGACGACAAGGACGTGCAGCGGGGCATCCTCGCCGCGCTCGACGAACTCGAGCGCGAGTCATCCGGCGACGTCCTCGTCTTCCTCTCGGGCGAGGGCGAGATCCGCGACGCCGAGCAGGCGGTGCGCGCGCATACGACGAAGCGCGGTGCGGCGGGCATCACCGAGGTGCTGCCGCTGTACGGCCGGCTTTCGGCAGCCGACCAGCACAAAGTGTTCGAGCCGTCGAAGGTCGCCGGCCTCAAGCGGCGCATCGTGCTCGCGACGAACGTCGCCGAGACGAGCCTCACGGTGCCCGGCATCCGGTACGTCGTCGACGCGGGCACAGCACGCATCAGCCGCTACTCGGTGCGTTCGAAGGTGCAGCGGCTGCCCATCGAGGCGATCTCGCAGGCGTCGGCGAACCAGCGCTCGGGGCGCTCTGGTCGCACGAGCGACGGCATCGCGATCCGCCTCTACTCCGAAGAGGACTTCGAGCGCCGGCCAGAGTTCACCGACCCCGAGATCCTGCGCACGAACCTCGCGGCCGTCATCCTGCAGATGGCGTCGCTCGGGCTCGGGCAGATCGAGGAGTTCCCCTTCTTGACACCGCCCGATTCGCGCGGCATCCGCGACGGACTCGACCTGCTGCGCGAACTCGGCGCGCTCGAGGCATCCGACGACGACGGCCGCGGGCCGCGACTCACGCAGGTGGGGCGACAGCTCTCGCGGCTGCCGATCGAGCCGCGCTTCGCGCGTATGGTGCTCGAGTCGAAGGCACAGGGCGTGAGCCGCGACGTGCTCGCGATCGTCGCGGGGCTCACGGTGCAAGACCCGCGTGAGCGTCCCCTCGAACGGCGCGAGCAGGCGGATGCCTCGCATGCGCGCTTCACCGACCCGACCAGCGACTTCCTGACCCTTCTGAACCTCTGGAACCACCTCGAGGCCCAGCAGCGCGAGCTGTCGGGGAGCGCGTTCCGACGGCTCTGCAAGAGCGAGTACCTCAACTACTTGCGCGTCCGGGAGTGGCAAGACCTCTACCGCCAGCTCGTGCGGCTCGCGAAGCCGCTCGGGCTCCACGTCGCCAAAGAGCCCGGCGCGCCGAACCCCGACGGCATCCACCGCGCGCTGCTCGCCGGGCTGTTGTCGCACATCGGCCTGCGCGACGACGCGAAGACCGGCTCGGGGCGCGGTGGGGCAGGCAACGCGCGCGAGGCCGAGCGCAAGGGCCGCCGCCAGGCCGCCGAGTTCCTCGGCGCGCGCGGCACGCGATTCGTCGTGTTCCCCGGATCGGCGCTCGCGAAGAAGCCGCCGCAGGCGATCATGAGCGCCGAACTCGTCGAGACGAGCCGGCTGTTCGCGCGCATGAATGCGGCGATCGACCCCGCGTGGGCCGAGCCGCTCGCCGGATCGCTCGCGAAGCGCACGTGGTCGGAGCCGCGGTGGGAGCGCCGGCAGGGCGCGGCCGTCGCCGACGAGAAGGTCACCCTGTTCGGCGTGCCGATCGTGCCGAAGCGGCGCATCCAGCTCGCGCGCATCGACCGCGCGCTCGCGCGTGAGTTCTTCGTGCGGCACGCGCTCGTCGAAGAGGACTGGGACTGGGGTCGCCTCGACAAGCGCGTCTACGGATTCGTGCGGAAGAACCGCGAACTCCGCCGGTCGCTCGGCGAGCTCGAGGAGCGCACGCGTCGGCGTGACATCCTGTCTGGCGACGAAGCCGTCTTCGCGTTCTACGACGCGCGCGTGGATGCCGCAGCGACCGATTCGCGCGCGTTCGAGCGCTGGTGGCGCGGGGCGTTCCGCGAGGCGCCCGACCTGCTCACTATGGTGCGCGCCGACCTCGTCGACGATGACGGCGACGGCCGCGGTGACGGCTTCCCCGACCGCTGGAAGCAGGGCGATCAGACGCTCAAGCTCGCCTACCGGTTCGAGCCCGGTACCGACGACGACGGCGTGACCGTCATCGTTCCACTCGTGCTGCTGCCCCGGCTCGACGCCACGGGCTTCGACTGGCAGGTGCCGGGACTCCGCGACGAACTCGTGACCGCGATGCTGCGGACGCTGCCGAAGGTGCTGCGCCGCCAGGTCGTGCCCGCCGCCGACTGGGCCGCGAAGATCTCCGACGAACTGCCCGCCGGGCCCGAGTCGGGCGCGACGCGCGACCCGTTCGCGGCCGTCGTCGGGCGGACCATCCGAAAGCTCACCTTCGCGCCCGTCGACCCGAGCGACTTCGACCTCGAGCGCGTGCCGCCGCACCTGCGCGTCACGTTCCGCGCGGTCGACGAGCGCGGGCGCGCGGTCGGCAGCGACAAGAGCCTCGCGGCGCTGCAGGCGCGGCTCGCCGAGCGCGCGGGGCAGGCGGTCGCGCGCACGTTCGGCGGGGCGGATGCCTCGAGTGCGCGCCGTGGGAGCGCCACTGCGACGACAGGCCCGACCGATGTCGCCGCGGCGAGCGCGAGCGTGCCGGCCGGTCCCGCACTCGCGGAGAAGACGGGGATCACAACGTGGGAGTGGGACCGGCTGCCTGCGCACGTCGACACTCGGCAGGCCGGCAACGTCATCCGCGCGTACCCGGCGCTCGTCGACGACGGCGGCACGCCAGGGTCGGTGTCGCTCAGGCTGCTCGCCACGGCGGAGGAGCGCGATCGGGCGTCGCGCCGAGGCATCCGTCGTCTGCTCGTGCTCGCGACGCCGTCGCCCGTCGCCTACGTGCAGGAGCACCTCTCGAACGACGAGAAGCTGCGGCTCGCGCAGAGTGCCTACTCGGGCCCGCGTGCGCTCCTCGACGACTGCCTCGCGGCGATCGTCGACGCAGAGCTGCGGGCGAGGCATCCCGACGGTCTCATCTGGACGCGCGCGGAGTTCGACGCCGTCCGCGACGCCGTCGGCGCGGCCGTCATGGACCGCATGTTCGACACCGTCGCGCTCGTCGCCCGCATCTTGAAAGCCGCCCGCGAAGCCGACCAGGCGATCTCGAAGGCCGCGAGCCTCACGCTCATGTCGCCGCTCGCCGATGCGCGCGCCCAACTCGAGGCACTTGTGCCCGCGGGATTCGTGTCGGCGACGGGCCTCGAACGCCTCCGGCACTTGCCGCGCTACCTCGAGGGCATCACGATGCGCGTGAAGAAGCTGCAGGCCGATCCCGGCCGCGACCGGCGGTTCATGACCGAGTACGAAGACGCGGCGAAGGTCTTCGAGGCCGAGGGCGGGCGCATCCCGCTGCCGGCGGGCACGGACCCGGTCGCCGACGAACGCCTCGTGCGCGTGCGGTGGATGCTCGAAGAGCTGCGCATCGCGCTCTTCGCGCAAGAGCTGCGCGCGGCCGAGTCGGTGTCGGTGCAGCGCATCCGCAAGGCACTCGCGGGCTGA
- a CDS encoding aldo/keto reductase has product MTDSPVPRIQLNDGHSIPQLGFGVFKVDPKETERIVTDALEVGYRHIDTARIYGNEAGVGKALADSGVRREELFVTTKLWNDDQGTDSVFDAFERSLDRLGLDYLDLYLIHWPAPAQDRYVETWRAFEQLRDSGRVRSIGVSNFLAHHLQRVIDETDVVPAVDQIELHPAHQQPATAAFAAEHGIRIEAWGPLGQGKYPLFDLPEIAAPAAAHDKTPAQVVIRWHLQRGHIVFPKSNRRERMAENFDVFDFTLDEAEMQAITDLEREGRVSTHPDSFD; this is encoded by the coding sequence ATGACGGATTCTCCGGTGCCCCGCATCCAATTGAACGACGGACACTCGATCCCCCAGCTCGGGTTCGGAGTCTTCAAGGTCGACCCGAAGGAGACCGAGCGGATCGTGACCGACGCGCTCGAGGTCGGCTACCGCCACATCGACACGGCGCGCATCTACGGCAACGAGGCTGGAGTCGGGAAGGCGCTCGCCGACTCGGGAGTCCGGCGCGAAGAGCTCTTCGTCACGACGAAGCTCTGGAACGACGATCAGGGCACCGACTCGGTGTTCGACGCGTTCGAACGCAGTCTCGATCGGCTCGGGCTCGACTACCTCGACCTCTACCTGATCCACTGGCCGGCACCCGCGCAAGACCGGTACGTCGAGACATGGCGCGCGTTCGAGCAGCTCCGCGACAGCGGGCGCGTGCGCTCGATCGGCGTCTCGAACTTCCTCGCCCACCACTTGCAGCGCGTGATCGACGAGACCGATGTCGTGCCTGCCGTCGACCAGATCGAGTTGCACCCCGCCCACCAGCAGCCTGCGACCGCGGCCTTCGCTGCAGAGCACGGCATCCGCATCGAGGCGTGGGGGCCGCTCGGGCAGGGCAAGTACCCGCTCTTCGACTTGCCCGAGATCGCGGCACCGGCTGCCGCGCACGACAAGACCCCGGCGCAGGTCGTCATCCGCTGGCACCTCCAGCGCGGGCACATCGTCTTCCCGAAGTCCAACCGCCGCGAGCGCATGGCCGAGAACTTCGACGTCTTCGACTTCACGCTCGACGAGGCGGAGATGCAGGCGATCACCGATCTCGAGCGCGAGGGTCGCGTGAGCACCCACCCCGATTCGTTCGATTGA
- a CDS encoding DUF4349 domain-containing protein yields MSSRTPRSIAAAGLLAAVLLLAGCSASGGSTASYDVPAQPAPGQGESFAEDGSTPGGAADSAGGSGNASSSVRERSVVTTGWVRLTVENPVDASAETVRIVDRVGGRVDHREETPGTDFQSARASLTLRIPSDDLDGVIEQLRELGRVDSIQQDATDVTAQRTDLDARVEALAKSVNRLEALLAGATSTEDLITIESEITTRQAELDSLTQQRDLLVDQVDFSTLSVEFVTEEAAPEPKPADFWSGLTSGWNALMTFFAGLAVVLGVLLPWIGLLAVVGAIVLAIVLGVRSAGRRRATESDASGSDVPRA; encoded by the coding sequence ATGTCCAGTCGAACGCCTCGCTCCATCGCCGCGGCGGGCCTGCTCGCCGCCGTCCTCCTGCTCGCCGGATGCTCGGCATCGGGCGGCAGCACCGCCTCCTACGACGTTCCGGCGCAGCCGGCGCCCGGCCAGGGCGAGTCGTTCGCCGAAGACGGCTCGACTCCCGGCGGCGCCGCCGACTCCGCAGGCGGTTCGGGCAATGCCTCGTCGAGCGTGCGCGAGCGCAGCGTCGTCACGACGGGCTGGGTGCGGCTGACGGTCGAGAACCCGGTGGATGCCTCGGCCGAGACCGTGCGGATCGTCGACCGCGTCGGCGGGCGCGTCGACCACCGTGAGGAGACGCCCGGCACCGACTTCCAGTCGGCGCGCGCGTCGCTCACCCTGCGCATTCCCTCCGACGACCTCGACGGCGTCATCGAGCAGCTCCGCGAGCTGGGCCGGGTCGACTCGATCCAGCAGGACGCGACGGACGTCACGGCGCAGCGCACCGATCTCGACGCCCGCGTCGAGGCGCTCGCGAAATCGGTCAACCGGCTCGAAGCCCTGCTCGCGGGCGCGACGTCGACCGAAGACCTCATCACGATCGAGTCCGAGATCACGACGCGTCAGGCCGAGCTCGACAGCCTCACGCAGCAGCGCGACCTCCTCGTCGACCAGGTCGACTTCTCCACCCTCTCGGTCGAGTTCGTCACCGAGGAGGCCGCGCCCGAGCCGAAGCCCGCCGACTTCTGGAGCGGACTCACGTCGGGATGGAACGCCCTCATGACCTTCTTCGCGGGGCTCGCCGTCGTGCTCGGCGTGCTCCTGCCGTGGATCGGGCTCCTCGCCGTCGTCGGGGCGATCGTGCTCGCGATCGTGTTGGGGGTGCGGAGTGCGGGTCGGCGGCGGGCGACGGAGTCGGATGCCTCGGGGTCGGACGTGCCCCGGGCGTAG